One window from the genome of Dyadobacter sp. CECT 9275 encodes:
- a CDS encoding methyltransferase family protein: MNGLKKKKDLFFVGIQILLFALYVVIPPIFPFNGNIILQIAGLVLAFTGFGICCTSLYLLRKSLTPFPTPLQKGILVTSGIYRYIRHPVYSGIWLMVAGFGFYSAHAGRLSVACLLGMLFYFKSRYEEEMLKAVYPGYRSYMAYAGRFFPKLRKNQKHN; encoded by the coding sequence ATGAATGGTTTAAAAAAGAAAAAAGATCTGTTTTTTGTAGGAATTCAGATCCTGTTGTTTGCGCTATATGTAGTAATCCCGCCGATTTTTCCGTTTAATGGTAACATCATTCTTCAGATAGCGGGACTTGTTCTGGCGTTTACAGGATTTGGTATTTGCTGTACGAGCTTGTATCTCCTGAGAAAAAGCCTGACTCCCTTTCCCACTCCGCTTCAAAAGGGTATTTTAGTAACAAGTGGTATTTACAGGTACATCCGGCATCCTGTTTATAGCGGAATATGGCTCATGGTGGCTGGTTTTGGATTCTATTCGGCCCACGCGGGACGGTTGAGCGTGGCTTGTTTGCTTGGCATGCTGTTTTATTTCAAGTCCAGATACGAAGAAGAAATGCTGAAAGCTGTTTATCCAGGCTATCGAAGCTATATGGCCTATGCAGGCCGTTTTTTTCCAAAGCTCCGAAAAAATCAAAAACATAACTGA
- a CDS encoding ketopantoate reductase family protein, with the protein MELNGKIFIIGCGAIGKALAVFLKVAGKDVTLVRGSVNDGSDRVETIEVLIHGGLVLKSDIRISTLNNFPELNGMVVLTTKSYGNSQLAEGLRDKVKNSPVVILQNGLGVEQPFENQGYPEIYRAVLFATSQVASDDSVSFKPVSVSPVGRVKGGVETLSRVVEHLSSPHFEFRAENDILPIVWKKAIINCAFNSICPLLEVDNGIFHRDKAALEMAENVIRECLLVANARGINLDFNEIRTGLLQISRLSDGQFISTLQDIRNKKRTEIETLNFQIAEMADSLGMTDLVGQTRLLGMLTKLKADLNFKVTE; encoded by the coding sequence ATGGAACTGAACGGAAAGATATTCATTATCGGTTGTGGCGCAATCGGTAAAGCGCTTGCAGTATTTTTGAAAGTTGCAGGAAAAGATGTGACCCTGGTTCGGGGTAGTGTGAACGATGGTTCGGACCGGGTGGAGACCATAGAGGTGTTAATTCACGGAGGCCTTGTTTTGAAATCGGACATAAGGATCAGTACCTTGAACAACTTTCCGGAATTGAATGGTATGGTGGTACTGACAACCAAATCCTATGGCAACAGTCAGTTAGCAGAAGGGCTAAGGGACAAGGTGAAAAATAGTCCGGTTGTTATTCTTCAGAACGGCCTTGGAGTAGAACAGCCGTTTGAAAATCAGGGGTATCCTGAGATTTATCGGGCGGTACTTTTTGCCACGAGCCAGGTGGCATCTGACGATAGCGTCAGTTTCAAGCCTGTTTCTGTTTCTCCCGTTGGCAGGGTAAAAGGCGGTGTTGAGACGCTGAGCAGGGTCGTGGAACATTTAAGTTCTCCCCATTTCGAATTCAGGGCGGAAAACGATATCTTGCCCATCGTATGGAAAAAGGCAATCATCAACTGCGCTTTTAATTCTATTTGCCCGCTGCTGGAAGTTGATAATGGTATATTTCACCGGGACAAGGCAGCGCTTGAAATGGCAGAAAACGTAATTAGGGAATGTTTGCTGGTAGCTAACGCGCGGGGAATTAACCTGGATTTCAACGAAATACGTACTGGCCTTTTACAGATCAGCCGACTTTCGGACGGACAGTTTATCTCCACCCTGCAGGATATCCGGAACAAGAAAAGAACAGAAATAGAAACCCTGAACTTTCAGATTGCCGAGATGGCTGATAGTTTGGGAATGACAGATTTGGTCGGGCAAACAAGGTTACTTGGCATGCTGACCAAATTAAAAGCAGACCTCAATTTTAAGGTAACGGAATAA
- a CDS encoding DIP1984 family protein, translating to MENSTSPFQGDVPSERDAEILQELFNLSNALRELNFAINNQIEKMKNNASLTSTGNMGTTTTSLVNDGSKP from the coding sequence ATGGAAAATTCAACAAGCCCGTTCCAAGGCGATGTTCCATCAGAAAGGGACGCCGAAATACTGCAGGAGCTTTTCAACCTGAGCAACGCGCTCAGAGAGCTGAATTTTGCGATCAATAACCAGATTGAAAAAATGAAAAACAATGCATCGCTCACTTCCACGGGAAACATGGGTACAACTACTACCTCCCTCGTTAATGATGGGAGCAAACCTTGA
- a CDS encoding response regulator, whose protein sequence is MKVTDSYPKTILLVDDDSDDQELFEDALNMVAEGIILKTAENGIEALKYLQMPAELPELVFLDLNMPLMNGYDCLKELKASEPTRHIPVIIFSTSVMEETVNAVYESGASLYAVKPNSFAALKELLKRILALDWQKPFYAAKENFILQA, encoded by the coding sequence ATGAAAGTGACCGATTCCTATCCGAAAACGATCTTACTGGTTGATGACGACTCCGACGACCAAGAATTATTCGAGGATGCCCTGAACATGGTAGCAGAGGGCATTATTCTGAAAACGGCCGAAAACGGAATCGAAGCGCTTAAGTATCTTCAAATGCCAGCAGAACTGCCGGAGCTGGTTTTTCTGGATCTGAACATGCCCTTGATGAACGGATATGATTGTTTGAAAGAACTGAAAGCCAGCGAACCTACCCGGCATATACCTGTCATCATTTTTTCAACTTCTGTCATGGAGGAAACGGTAAATGCGGTATATGAAAGCGGTGCCAGCCTTTATGCTGTTAAGCCCAACAGTTTTGCAGCTTTGAAAGAGCTGCTCAAAAGAATACTGGCACTTGACTGGCAAAAACCATTTTATGCCGCCAAAGAGAATTTCATCTTGCAAGCATAA
- a CDS encoding PAS domain-containing sensor histidine kinase has protein sequence MERTSANPPFLGIDSEIGNLMRQYDWTASSLGTPESWPQSLKSKLNTLMSSAFPMVLFWGEDLICFYNDAFRPSLGNEGKHPAIGKKGKEVWAETWDFVGPLIYQVLATGKAVWFEDQLVPFYRNGKIEDIYWTFSYSPVTNDLHQIHGVLVICTETTEKVNLLKRLEESNNLYAFAIDASELGTWDLNPRNNKFLANARLKSWLGLEPGEQIQLSSATNAITPNDQERVAHAIQKSLQPSSGGLYHIEYTIVNAKTGQERVVRAVGKAAFDEQGQATRFNGTLQDITAEVAAREATQKLSVLVENSVDLMAILKMDGKNSYINQAGKELLGVDETEDVTQIPISDFHTPEQLEFVESQIIPSVISTGKWAGTFAIKNRKTGEIIPLYNNCHRIDNERTGEPVGVGTVMRDIRSEINIRQKLEDEVRQRTLDLVKLNEQLERKNKDLASFAFISSHDLQEPLRKINTFVSRIQENCHSLTDENTGYFEKIKKSATRMQTLISDLLSFSRTNITQVNFEITDFNDILAQTLEEYQYKIEAANGTVKTLGLPVLNAIPFQIRQIFDNLIANAIKFARRDVPLEIIVSGERVSEARADQKILENGYYRIVIQDNGIGFQPQYQEKIFEVFQRLHAREVYEGTGIGLAICKKIMENHNGYVTARGIPEKGATFELYFPA, from the coding sequence ATGGAGCGTACTTCCGCAAATCCGCCATTCCTGGGTATTGATTCTGAAATTGGTAACCTTATGCGGCAGTACGATTGGACAGCTTCATCGCTGGGAACACCGGAAAGCTGGCCGCAGAGCCTGAAATCCAAGCTCAATACCTTGATGAGCTCTGCTTTTCCTATGGTTCTCTTTTGGGGTGAAGACCTCATTTGTTTCTATAATGATGCCTTTAGGCCAAGCCTGGGTAATGAAGGCAAACATCCTGCTATTGGAAAAAAGGGCAAAGAAGTTTGGGCTGAAACCTGGGATTTCGTTGGCCCGCTGATCTACCAGGTGCTGGCTACCGGAAAGGCAGTCTGGTTTGAGGATCAGCTGGTACCCTTCTACCGGAATGGAAAAATTGAAGATATCTACTGGACTTTCAGCTACAGCCCAGTCACAAACGATCTTCACCAAATACATGGCGTTCTGGTGATCTGCACGGAAACAACAGAAAAGGTTAACCTGCTGAAAAGACTGGAAGAGTCTAACAATCTATACGCTTTTGCGATTGATGCCTCCGAACTTGGTACTTGGGATTTAAATCCCAGGAACAACAAATTTCTGGCAAACGCCAGGTTAAAATCCTGGCTGGGGCTTGAACCGGGGGAACAAATCCAACTTTCCTCGGCAACCAATGCCATTACCCCGAATGATCAGGAAAGGGTCGCCCATGCGATTCAGAAATCACTACAGCCTTCGTCAGGAGGATTGTACCATATTGAATACACGATTGTAAATGCGAAAACGGGCCAGGAAAGGGTAGTCAGGGCAGTAGGGAAAGCGGCTTTTGACGAACAAGGACAGGCCACCCGGTTTAACGGCACGCTGCAGGACATTACCGCAGAGGTAGCGGCAAGGGAAGCCACGCAAAAATTGTCTGTGCTGGTTGAAAACAGTGTGGATTTGATGGCGATCCTTAAAATGGATGGCAAGAACAGTTACATCAATCAGGCCGGAAAAGAGTTACTCGGCGTGGATGAGACGGAAGATGTTACACAAATACCTATCTCTGATTTTCATACCCCGGAACAACTGGAGTTTGTAGAGTCTCAGATCATCCCTTCTGTGATATCAACGGGCAAATGGGCCGGCACCTTTGCAATCAAGAACCGGAAAACAGGTGAAATTATTCCGCTCTATAACAATTGCCACAGAATAGACAATGAAAGGACCGGTGAGCCTGTGGGCGTCGGAACGGTCATGAGGGATATCCGGTCGGAAATCAATATCCGCCAAAAACTGGAAGATGAGGTACGACAACGGACCCTTGACCTGGTAAAACTCAATGAACAACTTGAACGAAAAAACAAAGACCTGGCCTCTTTTGCCTTCATTTCCAGCCACGACCTACAGGAACCACTCAGGAAAATCAATACGTTTGTCTCAAGAATTCAGGAAAACTGTCATTCTCTTACCGATGAGAATACCGGCTATTTTGAAAAAATAAAAAAATCGGCAACAAGAATGCAAACGCTGATCAGTGACCTGCTGAGTTTTTCCAGGACGAACATCACCCAGGTGAACTTTGAAATTACGGATTTTAACGACATTCTGGCCCAAACTCTGGAAGAATACCAATACAAAATTGAAGCTGCCAACGGAACGGTAAAGACCCTGGGGTTACCTGTGCTGAACGCCATACCTTTCCAGATACGGCAGATCTTTGATAATTTGATCGCAAATGCCATAAAATTTGCCCGAAGAGACGTGCCGCTGGAAATCATTGTCTCTGGAGAAAGGGTCTCTGAGGCCCGGGCTGATCAGAAAATTCTGGAAAATGGTTACTATCGTATCGTGATACAGGATAATGGCATTGGCTTTCAACCGCAATACCAGGAAAAAATATTCGAGGTTTTCCAGCGGCTGCATGCCCGTGAGGTATACGAAGGAACGGGCATTGGCCTTGCCATCTGTAAAAAGATTATGGAAAATCATAACGGGTATGTTACCGCCAGGGGAATACCTGAAAAAGGGGCAACTTTTGAATTGTATTTTCCCGCCTGA